The Chryseobacterium shigense genome segment GGGCTTTGGAGCTGTTACGGATAAGAAAAGACTGTAGAATTAAATAATATGCTTTGTAGAAATAATACTACTTTGAAACAAAAGTTTCCTAAATAAAACTCTGCGTTAAAAAACTGTGCTTTCACGGAACCCTTACTTTCAACAAGATCCGGATTAATAATTAAGAATATAAAAACAAAAAAAAGAAGCAATAAATTATTGCTTCTTTCGTTATAGTAGCGGGAACCGGACTCGAACCGATGACCTTCGGGTTATGAGCCCGACGAGCTACCTACTGCTCCATCCCGCGGTGTATTTTTAGAGTGCTTACCGAAAGCACTTGCTTAGTAGCGGGAACCGGACTCGAACCGATGACCTTCGGGTTATGAGCCCGACGAGCTACCTACTGCTCCATCCCGCGGTATATTTTTAGAGTACTTACCGAAAGTACTTGCTTAGTAGCGGGAACCGGACTCGAACCGATGACCTTCGGGTTATGAGCCCGACGAGCTACCTACTGCTCCATCCCGCGATATTGTGAGTGCAAATATACGGCTATTTTTTGAAAATCCTAATTTTTCTTTTAAATAAAGGACTTTTATGAAAACTATTTTATTATTTGTATCTTTGTTTTATGGCAAAAATACTGAAAATTTACCCCGATAACCCGCAGGAAAATCTTGTGAATGAGGTTATTAAAACTTTACAAAACGGCGGACTGATTATCTATCCTTCCGATACAATCTATGCCCTGGGATGTAACATTTTTGATATAAAAGCCATGGAAAAGCTGGCTCAGCTCAAAAAAGTGAAGTTGGAAAAGTCTCAATTCTCTATTATCTGTAATGATTTAAGCCATCTTTCAGATTTTACAAGACCTATTGACACTTCAGTTTTCAGGTTTCTGAAAAGCCACCTTCCGGGACCGTTTACTTTTATCCTGGATGCCAATAAAAGTGTTCCTTTGGCTTATAAAAATCATAAAACTATCGGTATCCGTGTTCCTGACCACCCGATTCCGCAGCTTATTGTGGAAAAACTGGGGCATCCCATTGCTTCAACCTCTATCAAGGATGATGATGAGATCATTGAATATTCTACAGATCCGGAACTGATTGCTGAAAAATATGACCACCTTGTAGATATTGTCATAGATT includes the following:
- a CDS encoding L-threonylcarbamoyladenylate synthase — translated: MAKILKIYPDNPQENLVNEVIKTLQNGGLIIYPSDTIYALGCNIFDIKAMEKLAQLKKVKLEKSQFSIICNDLSHLSDFTRPIDTSVFRFLKSHLPGPFTFILDANKSVPLAYKNHKTIGIRVPDHPIPQLIVEKLGHPIASTSIKDDDEIIEYSTDPELIAEKYDHLVDIVIDSGYGDNVASTIVDLTSGEPEVIRQGKGII